The genomic segment GGAGCTGGGCGCGAAGATAAAAACCGTGCGCAACGACGCCATCTCCGTCGCGGGCATCGAAGACCTGGCACCCGAGGCGCTGATCGTCTCGCCCGGACCCTGCACGCCCACCGAGGCGGGCATCTCCGTCGAAGCGATCCGGCACTTCGCCGGAAAACTCCCGATTCTGGGCGTGTGCCTTGGCCACCAGAGCATGGGGCAGGCATTCGGCGGCAAGATCGTTCGCGCCGACCGGCTGATGCACGGCAAGACGAGCCCCATCAGCCACGAC from the Chrysiogenia bacterium genome contains:
- a CDS encoding gamma-glutamyl-gamma-aminobutyrate hydrolase family protein (Members of this family of hydrolases with an active site Cys residue belong to MEROPS family C26.), with product MLLMIDNYDSFTFNLVQYFAELGAKIKTVRNDAISVAGIEDLAPEALIVSPGPCTPTEAGISVEAIRHFAGKLPILGVCLGHQSMGQAFGGKIVRADRLMHGKTSPISHD